One genomic segment of Mycolicibacterium neworleansense includes these proteins:
- the gcvP gene encoding aminomethyl-transferring glycine dehydrogenase, with protein sequence MPECTAIVNDVNTFRDRHIGPDDVGERHMLGVLGFASTDELIDSAVPQQIRCPEGLRLPAARSEPEVLAALRELAEANQQRVQMIGLGYFDTVTPAVLRRNMLESPAWYTAYTPYQPEISQGRLEALLTFQTLIEDLTALPVAGASLLDEATAVTEAVLLMRRANKSVSSDRVILDADCLPQTLAVVRGRAEALGVEVVVADLSDALPDGDAFGVVFQSPGASGAVRDLAPLIAAARERGMLTTVAADLLSLTLLTAPGEQGADIAVGSAQRFGVPLFFGGPHAGYMAVRSGLERMLPGRLVGVSVDVDGKPAYRLALQTREQHIRRDKATSNICTAQALLANVAAMYAVYHGPEGLRAIATRVHRHAAALAEGLRAAGREIVHDRFFDTVMVRVPGRAPLIVAAADSAGINLRLVDTDHVGISCDECTTDEVIGRVLDVFGAAPAAAGHPFALPAALLRTSEYLRHPVFHSHRSETAMLRFLRELSDRDLALDRTMIPLGSCTMKLNAAAEMEPISWPGFAGIHPYAPAGQTAGYRELIGDLESWLAEITGYDRVSLQPNAGSQGELAGLLAINAYHRSRGEDHRDICLIPQSAHGTNAASAVLAGMRVVVVKTAANGNIDHDDLAAKLADHDGQVAAIMLTYPSTHGVYETDVRAVCDLVHRAGGQVYVDGANLNALVGLAKPGEFGGDVSHLNLHKTFCIPHGGGGPGVGPVAVRAHLAPFLPGDPLQDGAAPVSAANYGSAGILPITWAYLALMGPDGLTAATKAAVLGANYLARSLAGHYPVLYTGDTGLVAHECILDLRDITKRTGVTAEDVAKRLIDYGFHAPTLSFPVSGTLMVEPTESEDLAELDRFIEAMIGIHDEISRVGSGEWALDHSPLRQAPHTAEQVTDAEWALPYSRQYAAYPVASLRLNKYWPPVRRIDGVHGDRNLACSCPAPEAFQTDTAEILQEAFA encoded by the coding sequence ATGCCTGAGTGCACCGCAATTGTCAACGACGTCAACACTTTTCGCGACAGACACATCGGCCCCGATGATGTGGGCGAGCGGCACATGCTCGGTGTCCTGGGGTTCGCCTCCACCGACGAGTTGATCGACAGCGCGGTGCCGCAGCAGATCCGCTGCCCCGAAGGCCTGCGCCTGCCCGCCGCGCGGTCCGAGCCGGAGGTGCTGGCGGCGCTGCGCGAGCTGGCCGAGGCCAATCAGCAGCGAGTTCAGATGATCGGTCTGGGGTACTTCGACACCGTCACCCCGGCCGTCCTGCGCCGCAACATGCTGGAGTCACCGGCCTGGTACACCGCGTACACGCCGTACCAGCCGGAGATCTCGCAGGGCCGGCTCGAGGCGCTGCTCACGTTCCAGACGCTGATCGAAGATCTCACCGCGCTGCCGGTGGCCGGTGCGTCCCTGCTGGACGAGGCCACCGCGGTGACGGAGGCGGTGCTGCTGATGCGGCGGGCCAACAAATCGGTGTCCTCCGACCGCGTGATCCTGGACGCCGATTGCCTGCCGCAGACCCTGGCCGTCGTGCGTGGGCGGGCCGAAGCGCTCGGCGTCGAAGTCGTGGTCGCCGATCTGTCCGATGCACTGCCCGACGGCGACGCATTCGGCGTCGTCTTCCAGTCGCCGGGCGCCAGCGGTGCCGTCCGTGATCTCGCTCCGCTGATCGCCGCGGCACGTGAACGGGGCATGCTCACCACCGTCGCCGCCGACCTGCTGTCGCTGACCCTGCTCACGGCCCCCGGTGAACAGGGTGCCGACATCGCGGTGGGGTCGGCCCAGCGATTCGGTGTGCCCCTGTTCTTCGGCGGCCCCCATGCCGGGTACATGGCGGTGCGGTCCGGGCTGGAGCGCATGCTGCCCGGCCGCCTGGTGGGCGTCTCGGTCGATGTCGATGGCAAGCCCGCCTACCGGCTCGCACTGCAGACCCGCGAGCAGCACATCCGCCGGGACAAGGCGACCAGCAACATCTGCACCGCGCAGGCGCTGCTGGCCAACGTCGCCGCCATGTATGCCGTCTACCACGGTCCGGAAGGGTTGCGTGCCATCGCAACCCGCGTCCACCGGCATGCCGCCGCGCTGGCCGAAGGTCTGCGCGCCGCCGGCCGCGAGATCGTCCACGACCGGTTCTTCGACACCGTGATGGTCCGGGTCCCCGGCCGGGCACCCCTGATCGTGGCGGCCGCCGACTCCGCCGGTATCAACCTGCGGCTGGTCGACACCGACCATGTCGGGATCTCCTGCGACGAGTGCACCACCGACGAGGTGATCGGGCGCGTGCTCGACGTGTTCGGTGCGGCCCCAGCCGCCGCCGGCCATCCGTTCGCACTGCCCGCCGCGCTACTGCGCACGTCGGAGTACCTGCGGCACCCCGTGTTTCATTCGCACCGGTCCGAGACGGCGATGCTGCGATTCCTGCGGGAGCTCTCCGACCGGGACCTGGCGCTGGACCGCACCATGATCCCGCTCGGGTCGTGCACCATGAAGCTCAACGCCGCCGCCGAGATGGAACCGATCAGCTGGCCCGGGTTCGCCGGCATCCACCCGTATGCGCCGGCCGGGCAGACCGCCGGCTACCGCGAGCTGATCGGCGACCTGGAATCGTGGCTGGCCGAGATCACCGGCTACGACCGGGTTTCGTTGCAGCCCAACGCCGGATCCCAGGGTGAACTCGCCGGCCTGCTGGCGATCAACGCCTACCACCGGTCGCGCGGCGAGGACCACCGCGACATCTGCCTCATCCCGCAGTCGGCCCACGGCACCAACGCGGCCTCGGCGGTTCTGGCCGGAATGCGGGTGGTCGTGGTGAAGACGGCGGCCAACGGAAACATCGACCACGACGACTTGGCGGCCAAGCTCGCCGACCACGACGGCCAGGTGGCAGCGATAATGCTCACCTACCCGTCCACCCACGGGGTGTACGAGACCGACGTCCGCGCCGTGTGCGATCTCGTGCACCGCGCCGGCGGACAGGTCTACGTCGACGGTGCCAACCTGAACGCGCTTGTGGGACTAGCCAAACCCGGTGAGTTCGGCGGCGACGTCTCGCACCTGAACCTGCACAAGACGTTCTGCATCCCGCACGGTGGCGGCGGCCCGGGCGTCGGGCCGGTCGCGGTCCGTGCCCACCTGGCACCGTTCCTGCCCGGCGACCCGTTGCAGGACGGTGCGGCACCGGTGTCGGCGGCCAACTATGGGTCGGCCGGCATTCTACCGATCACCTGGGCGTACCTGGCACTCATGGGCCCGGACGGATTGACGGCCGCCACCAAGGCCGCGGTATTGGGCGCCAACTACCTCGCGAGGTCGCTTGCCGGGCACTACCCGGTGCTCTATACCGGGGACACCGGGCTGGTCGCGCACGAATGCATCCTCGATCTCCGGGACATCACCAAGCGCACCGGAGTGACCGCAGAGGATGTCGCAAAGCGGTTGATCGACTACGGTTTCCACGCCCCGACCCTGTCCTTCCCAGTCAGCGGCACACTCATGGTGGAGCCCACCGAATCGGAGGACCTGGCCGAGCTCGACCGGTTCATCGAGGCGATGATCGGCATCCACGACGAGATCAGCCGGGTCGGCTCGGGGGAGTGGGCGCTCGACCACAGCCCCCTGCGTCAGGCCCCGCACACGGCCGAACAGGTCACCGACGCCGAGTGGGCACTTCCCTACAGCAGGCAGTACGCGGCGTATCCCGTTGCCTCCCTGCGTCTCAACAAGTACTGGCCGCCGGTCCGCCGTATCGACGGCGTGCACGGCGACCGCAATCTCGCCTGCTCGTGCCCGGCACCCGAGGCGTTCCAGACCGACACCGCAGAGATCCTTCAGGAGGCTTTCGCATGA
- a CDS encoding TetR/AcrR family transcriptional regulator, protein MSPQAETAVGGAGEEFVRPTGARSDRIHQAILVATSDLLDEGGFPAATMDAIAARSGASKATLYKHWPSRTAVAAEAFGAMMAEALPLPDTGSTAGDLEEQVVRVSAFYGGARGEVFAQLLAACVEDQTGAAYFRQYFLNGRRAAITELWQRGVARGDADASIAIDDVIDILFGPLIFRRLSGHYALTEEHARRLAETALRGLLFSAA, encoded by the coding sequence ATGTCGCCGCAAGCTGAGACAGCGGTCGGCGGGGCGGGCGAGGAATTCGTCCGCCCCACCGGCGCACGCAGCGACCGCATCCATCAGGCCATCCTGGTCGCGACGTCCGACCTGCTCGACGAGGGCGGGTTCCCGGCGGCCACCATGGACGCGATCGCGGCCCGGTCCGGCGCCAGCAAGGCCACGCTGTACAAGCACTGGCCGTCGCGAACCGCCGTGGCCGCCGAGGCGTTCGGAGCGATGATGGCCGAAGCGTTGCCCCTGCCCGATACCGGCAGCACCGCAGGGGACCTGGAAGAACAGGTGGTGCGCGTCTCGGCGTTCTACGGCGGGGCTCGGGGTGAAGTATTCGCGCAGTTGCTCGCGGCGTGCGTCGAGGATCAAACGGGCGCAGCATATTTCCGGCAGTACTTCCTCAACGGCCGGCGCGCCGCCATCACCGAACTGTGGCAACGCGGCGTGGCCCGCGGCGATGCCGACGCGAGTATCGCGATCGATGATGTCATCGACATCTTATTCGGCCCGTTGATCTTCCGACGCCTCAGCGGCCACTATGCCCTCACCGAGGAACACGCCCGGCGATTGGCCGAAACCGCGCTCCGGGGGTTGCTTTTCTCGGCCGCCTAG
- the gcvH gene encoding glycine cleavage system protein GcvH produces the protein MTSQTIPDDRSYTEEHEWVLIAPGAALPDTPVRVGITSVAAAALGDLVFLDLPEVGATITAGETCGEVESTKTVSELYPPVSGTVTAVNTEAVDDPALVTSDPYGSGWLFEVQPTAAGNLLTAAEYAQKSEA, from the coding sequence ATGACAAGCCAGACCATCCCCGACGACCGCAGCTACACCGAGGAACACGAATGGGTGCTGATCGCTCCCGGCGCTGCCCTGCCGGACACCCCGGTGCGCGTCGGCATCACCTCCGTCGCCGCCGCAGCACTCGGTGACCTGGTGTTTCTCGACCTCCCCGAGGTCGGAGCCACCATCACCGCGGGCGAGACCTGCGGGGAGGTGGAATCCACCAAGACCGTGTCGGAGCTCTACCCGCCCGTCAGCGGCACCGTCACGGCGGTCAACACCGAAGCCGTCGACGACCCCGCCCTGGTCACCTCCGATCCGTACGGATCGGGCTGGCTGTTCGAAGTTCAGCCGACCGCGGCCGGAAACCTTCTGACCGCAGCCGAATACGCACAGAAGAGCGAGGCCTAG
- the glyA gene encoding serine hydroxymethyltransferase, which produces MSILDERLADFDPEIFSAIGHELHRQRLGLEMIASENHAPLAVMQAQGSVLTNKYAEGYPGRRYYGGCEHIDVIERLAIDRVKSLFGAEFANVQPHSGAQANASVMHALIKPGDTILGLSLDCGGHLTHGMRLNFSGKLYNVAAYGVSKEDYLIDMDAVAEAAREHRPQLIIAGWSAYPRQLDFARFREIADEVGAYLMVDMAHFAGLVAAGLHPSPVPHAHVVTSTTHKTLGGPRGGVILTNEADIAKKINSAVFPGQQGGPLEHVIAAKAVGFKMAAQPEFAERQQRVLSGARILAERLSRPDVLDAGITVLTGGTDVHLVLVDLRNAAIDGQQAEDRLEAVGITVNRNAVPFDPRPPMVTSGLRIGTPALAARGFGDEEFARVADVIAAALIAGPDAETEHLAAQVRTLAGQFPLYPEL; this is translated from the coding sequence ATGAGCATCCTCGACGAACGTCTCGCCGACTTCGACCCCGAGATCTTCTCGGCGATCGGCCACGAGCTGCACCGGCAGCGGTTGGGACTGGAAATGATCGCCTCGGAGAACCATGCTCCGCTCGCGGTCATGCAGGCGCAGGGCTCGGTGCTGACCAACAAGTACGCCGAAGGCTATCCGGGCCGCCGCTACTACGGCGGCTGCGAGCACATCGACGTGATCGAGCGGCTCGCCATCGACCGGGTGAAGTCGTTGTTCGGGGCTGAATTCGCCAATGTGCAACCACATTCGGGTGCCCAGGCCAACGCCTCGGTCATGCATGCGCTGATCAAGCCCGGCGACACCATCCTCGGCCTGTCACTGGACTGCGGTGGGCACCTGACCCACGGCATGCGGCTGAACTTCTCCGGCAAGCTCTACAACGTCGCCGCCTACGGGGTGTCCAAAGAGGACTACCTGATCGACATGGATGCGGTTGCCGAGGCGGCACGCGAGCACCGGCCGCAGCTGATCATCGCCGGCTGGTCGGCCTACCCCCGGCAGCTGGATTTCGCCCGGTTCCGTGAGATCGCCGACGAGGTCGGTGCCTACCTGATGGTCGACATGGCGCACTTCGCGGGCCTGGTCGCCGCCGGTCTGCACCCGTCGCCGGTACCGCACGCCCACGTCGTGACCTCCACGACCCACAAGACCCTGGGCGGGCCCCGCGGCGGCGTCATCCTCACCAACGAGGCCGACATCGCCAAGAAGATCAACTCGGCGGTGTTCCCCGGCCAACAGGGTGGACCGCTGGAGCACGTCATCGCGGCCAAGGCGGTCGGATTCAAGATGGCCGCCCAGCCCGAATTCGCCGAACGCCAACAGCGGGTCCTGAGCGGCGCGCGGATCTTGGCCGAGCGGCTCAGCCGGCCCGACGTGTTGGACGCCGGGATCACCGTCCTCACCGGTGGAACCGACGTGCACCTGGTGCTGGTGGATCTGCGCAACGCCGCGATCGACGGGCAGCAGGCCGAGGACCGGCTCGAGGCCGTCGGTATCACCGTGAACCGCAACGCGGTGCCGTTCGATCCGCGGCCGCCCATGGTCACCTCGGGCCTCCGGATCGGCACCCCGGCGCTGGCGGCGCGCGGGTTCGGTGACGAGGAGTTCGCGCGCGTCGCCGACGTCATCGCCGCCGCGCTGATCGCCGGGCCTGACGCCGAAACCGAACACCTTGCCGCACAGGTGCGTACGCTGGCCGGGCAGTTCCCGCTGTATCCGGAGCTGTAG
- a CDS encoding oxidoreductase, with product MSVWFITGASRGFGLQIARDALDRGHQVVATARDAAAVTAALGEDENVLAVALDVTNEEQAAQAAQAAVDRFGRIDVLVNNAGRGLLGAVEEATDAEVRAVYETNVFGLLTVTRAVTPILRAQRSGTIVNISSVGGFVGSPGWGVYASTKFAVEALSEALHAELQPLGVHVTVVEPGYFRTDFLDSSSLQTQRTIIDDYTDGPAGQMRVAAGERNHDQPGDPVKAAKAIIDVVESPQPPLRLLLGNDTIAAVEGKIAHVQAELAQWRNVSESTDFDDVAAS from the coding sequence ATGAGCGTTTGGTTCATCACCGGAGCTTCCCGCGGATTCGGATTGCAGATCGCGCGCGACGCCCTGGACCGCGGCCACCAGGTGGTTGCCACCGCGCGCGACGCCGCCGCCGTCACCGCCGCCCTCGGCGAGGACGAGAACGTGCTCGCCGTAGCCCTGGACGTGACCAATGAGGAGCAGGCCGCCCAGGCCGCCCAGGCCGCGGTGGATCGCTTCGGCCGCATCGACGTTCTGGTCAACAACGCCGGCCGCGGACTGCTGGGCGCTGTCGAGGAGGCCACCGACGCCGAGGTGCGCGCCGTCTACGAGACCAACGTCTTCGGCCTGCTGACCGTGACCCGGGCTGTCACCCCGATCCTGCGGGCCCAGCGGTCGGGCACCATCGTCAACATCTCCTCGGTCGGCGGGTTCGTCGGCTCGCCCGGCTGGGGCGTCTACGCCTCGACCAAGTTCGCCGTCGAGGCGCTGTCCGAGGCACTGCACGCCGAACTGCAACCGCTGGGCGTGCACGTCACGGTCGTCGAGCCCGGCTACTTCCGCACCGACTTCCTGGACTCATCGAGCCTGCAGACCCAGCGCACCATCATCGACGACTACACCGACGGCCCCGCCGGCCAGATGCGTGTCGCCGCGGGCGAACGCAACCACGACCAGCCCGGCGACCCGGTGAAAGCCGCCAAGGCCATCATCGACGTCGTGGAATCACCACAGCCGCCGCTGCGCCTGCTGCTGGGCAACGACACCATCGCGGCAGTCGAGGGCAAGATCGCCCACGTACAGGCCGAGCTCGCACAGTGGCGGAATGTCTCGGAATCAACGGATTTCGACGATGTCGCCGCAAGCTGA
- the speB gene encoding agmatinase has translation MSTRNGIIGALPATKVPRYAGKGTFARIADIHEVSDYDIAILGVPFDGGTSYRPGARFGPMAVRQAARTLRPGYHVELGVAPLEHVQVVDAGDVAVTPYNIAEACRQIQDHASDILAGGDRRIVAIGGDHTIALPNLRALHAKHGPVALVHFDAHLDTWDTYFNAPVTHGTIFRRAFEEGLLIEDHSIHVGIRGPIYDQIDLDDDARMGFKIIRAGDLDVIGTDAAVDVVRRRVDDVPVYLSVDIDVLDPAFAPGTGTPESGGLTSRELLKMLRKMSGLNIVGADVVEVAPAYDHAEITSVAAATVVFDIVSLIVAGRVSNLPVNGEVAATAP, from the coding sequence ATGAGCACGCGTAACGGCATCATCGGCGCACTGCCCGCCACCAAGGTCCCCCGCTATGCCGGCAAGGGCACGTTCGCCCGGATCGCGGACATCCACGAGGTGTCCGACTACGACATCGCGATCCTCGGTGTGCCCTTCGATGGCGGCACGTCCTACCGGCCCGGTGCCCGCTTCGGTCCGATGGCCGTCCGCCAGGCTGCTCGCACGCTGCGCCCCGGTTATCACGTGGAACTCGGCGTCGCCCCGCTCGAGCATGTGCAGGTGGTCGACGCCGGCGACGTCGCCGTCACGCCGTACAACATTGCCGAGGCCTGCCGGCAGATCCAGGATCACGCCTCCGACATCCTGGCCGGCGGCGACCGGCGTATCGTGGCCATCGGCGGTGACCACACCATCGCGCTGCCGAACCTGCGCGCCCTGCACGCCAAGCACGGCCCCGTCGCACTGGTCCACTTCGACGCCCACCTCGACACCTGGGACACCTACTTCAACGCCCCGGTCACCCACGGCACGATCTTCCGGCGGGCGTTCGAGGAGGGCCTGCTGATCGAGGATCACTCGATCCACGTCGGCATCCGTGGCCCGATCTACGACCAGATCGACCTCGACGACGACGCCCGCATGGGCTTCAAGATCATCCGGGCCGGCGACCTCGATGTGATCGGCACCGACGCGGCCGTCGACGTCGTGCGCCGCCGGGTCGACGACGTACCGGTATACCTGTCCGTCGACATCGACGTGCTCGATCCGGCGTTCGCGCCGGGCACCGGCACCCCCGAATCCGGTGGTCTGACCTCCCGCGAGCTGCTGAAGATGCTGCGCAAGATGTCGGGGCTCAACATCGTCGGCGCCGACGTCGTCGAGGTGGCCCCCGCCTACGACCATGCCGAGATCACCAGCGTGGCAGCGGCCACCGTGGTGTTCGACATCGTGTCGCTGATCGTCGCTGGACGGGTGTCAAATCTGCCCGTGAACGGAGAAGTTGCGGCCACAGCGCCCTAG
- a CDS encoding aryl-sulfate sulfotransferase, whose product MAFVRLSGVSYLDPHLVHDSYVLFTGADGVTRVIDLNGTVVHEWPYAGVPPRILDPALNAGRLGDVGVQLSDSDDARGGIYANGTVGLLDWNGDVVWEWGAQAPGGAARQNHDWELLPNGNRLILVTVPRVVPSLGTHTVGDQGLYEVTPEGEIVWQWLAGDHLDEFGFSEAGWDALRQTVTRDPDDPWGYLEMNSAKTLGPNRWHAADPDSVFHPDNILISFRKANIIALIDKSSGTIAWQLGPYYDAEFGAQHQRINVHKVPRPVDQTSGQHNPHMIAAGLPGAGNILVFDNQGGAGYPPAPLGIYAGSRILEIDPATKEIVWQYTAEDSGLPSWTFFSSFVSNAQRLPNGNTLITEGMQGRLFQVTPDGDVVWEYHSPYQGYGVAGEPEVKQTRVPGVDRLTRTALVYRSQAVPFDWVPADTPRASLQAVGTDPGSLP is encoded by the coding sequence ATGGCATTCGTACGTCTCAGCGGAGTCAGCTACCTCGATCCCCATCTTGTCCATGACAGCTATGTCCTGTTCACCGGCGCCGACGGCGTTACCCGGGTGATCGACCTCAACGGCACGGTGGTGCACGAGTGGCCGTATGCCGGTGTGCCCCCGCGCATTCTGGATCCGGCCCTCAACGCCGGCCGCCTCGGCGACGTCGGAGTGCAACTGTCCGACAGCGACGATGCCCGCGGCGGCATCTACGCCAACGGCACCGTCGGCCTACTCGACTGGAATGGCGACGTCGTCTGGGAATGGGGCGCGCAGGCACCCGGCGGCGCGGCACGGCAGAACCATGACTGGGAACTGCTGCCCAACGGCAACCGGCTGATCCTGGTGACCGTTCCGCGCGTGGTCCCGAGCCTCGGCACACATACCGTCGGTGATCAGGGACTTTATGAAGTCACACCTGAGGGCGAGATCGTCTGGCAGTGGCTGGCCGGTGATCACCTCGACGAATTCGGATTCTCTGAGGCGGGCTGGGATGCCCTGCGCCAGACCGTCACCCGCGACCCCGACGATCCCTGGGGTTATCTGGAGATGAACAGCGCCAAGACGCTGGGGCCCAACCGGTGGCACGCCGCCGATCCAGACTCCGTCTTCCATCCCGACAACATCCTGATCAGTTTCCGCAAGGCCAACATCATCGCCTTGATCGACAAGTCGTCCGGAACGATCGCCTGGCAGCTGGGCCCCTATTACGACGCCGAGTTCGGCGCGCAGCACCAGCGGATCAACGTACACAAGGTGCCTCGTCCGGTCGATCAGACGTCCGGTCAGCACAATCCGCACATGATCGCCGCCGGGCTGCCCGGCGCCGGGAACATCCTGGTGTTCGACAACCAGGGCGGCGCCGGTTACCCGCCGGCACCACTGGGCATCTACGCCGGTTCCCGGATTCTCGAAATCGACCCCGCCACCAAGGAAATCGTGTGGCAGTACACCGCTGAAGACTCCGGTCTGCCGTCGTGGACCTTCTTCAGTTCGTTCGTCAGCAATGCCCAGCGGCTGCCCAACGGCAACACCTTGATCACCGAGGGCATGCAGGGCCGGTTGTTCCAGGTCACCCCCGACGGTGACGTGGTGTGGGAATACCACAGCCCCTACCAGGGCTATGGCGTGGCCGGCGAGCCCGAGGTCAAGCAGACCAGGGTGCCCGGCGTCGACCGGCTCACAAGGACCGCGCTGGTATACCGGTCGCAGGCCGTGCCGTTCGACTGGGTGCCGGCGGATACTCCGCGCGCATCCCTGCAGGCTGTCGGTACCGATCCGGGAAGCCTTCCATGA
- a CDS encoding ABC transporter permease has translation MTAGLAVRTPAMSRPDGARPARLRSAFTRLGVLGWTVAGLGIAAALWSLLVATGRFPRQLFPSVPEILAAGHTLWTEGLLADDILASLRRAAVGFAIGAAIGIVVAVFTATTTAGRNLLQPVLRVFSPIPTIGLVPLAILWFGLGESSKILVIALGVFVPVWINSHTGLAGTPVDYLKAARCLGAGRWQTLSKVVLPEAAPDIASGLRVGAAMAFVLIVVAEMTGTTAGIGYRISQAQLFSQADRLIFCLIILGIVGALCDLLVASVTSPFTRWAQEER, from the coding sequence ATGACAGCCGGTTTGGCGGTCCGCACGCCTGCGATGAGCCGCCCCGACGGTGCCCGCCCGGCACGGCTTCGGTCGGCGTTCACCCGGTTGGGTGTCCTCGGGTGGACGGTCGCCGGGTTGGGGATCGCCGCTGCGTTGTGGTCGCTGCTGGTGGCGACCGGACGGTTCCCGCGGCAGCTGTTCCCGAGTGTGCCCGAGATCCTCGCGGCCGGGCACACCTTGTGGACCGAGGGCCTGCTGGCCGACGACATCCTCGCCAGTCTGCGCAGGGCCGCAGTCGGTTTCGCGATCGGTGCGGCCATCGGGATCGTCGTGGCGGTTTTCACCGCGACCACCACGGCTGGTCGCAACCTGCTGCAACCGGTGCTCCGGGTGTTCTCACCGATCCCGACGATCGGTCTGGTCCCACTGGCGATCCTGTGGTTCGGGCTGGGCGAGAGCAGCAAGATCCTGGTGATCGCGCTCGGCGTCTTCGTGCCGGTGTGGATCAACAGCCACACCGGGTTGGCCGGCACACCGGTCGACTATCTGAAGGCCGCCCGCTGCCTGGGGGCCGGCCGTTGGCAGACGTTGTCCAAGGTGGTGTTGCCCGAGGCCGCCCCCGATATCGCCTCGGGTCTGCGGGTGGGCGCCGCGATGGCGTTCGTACTCATCGTGGTGGCCGAGATGACCGGCACCACTGCGGGCATCGGCTACCGCATCTCGCAGGCACAACTGTTCTCCCAAGCGGACCGGCTGATCTTCTGCCTGATCATCCTGGGCATTGTCGGCGCCCTGTGTGACCTGCTGGTCGCCTCGGTCACATCCCCATTTACCCGCTGGGCCCAAGAGGAGCGCTGA
- a CDS encoding LacI family DNA-binding transcriptional regulator — translation MSGKRPTLADVASRAGTSTAVVSYVINNGPRPVSEFLRAKVIRAIDELNYRPDVRARALRRSRRWRQIGLLVPDLTLPLFGQFVGRIEVEARARDHLTLIGNTGYDPERELEFATAFAEVGVDGLLVVGAANAAQTANLCQQERIPVVWMHNIRGEVEADIVGVDHVHAGQLLARHLLGVHDCRAIAFVGGYTEADVQHGDRETVQQRFEGVASVVGGDVPLIRTDLTPSGAYTAVSEFLRSAARVPRALVVGTYGQSAATIRAIADAGLRVPDDVRVVGFDGAAVDYGRLRLTTAQQPVDALACRALGRLLGDPPVDDELVPTLRVGETCGCE, via the coding sequence GTGAGTGGGAAACGTCCGACCCTGGCAGATGTGGCCAGCCGCGCCGGTACCTCGACGGCGGTGGTGAGCTATGTGATCAACAACGGCCCGCGTCCGGTTTCAGAATTTTTGCGGGCCAAGGTGATCCGTGCGATCGATGAATTGAATTACCGGCCGGACGTGCGGGCCAGGGCGCTGCGCCGGTCGCGGCGATGGCGGCAGATCGGCCTGCTGGTACCCGACCTCACGTTGCCGCTGTTCGGCCAGTTCGTGGGGCGCATCGAGGTGGAAGCGCGGGCGCGTGATCACCTGACCCTGATCGGCAACACCGGATATGACCCCGAGCGGGAACTCGAATTCGCCACCGCATTCGCCGAGGTCGGCGTGGACGGGCTATTGGTGGTCGGGGCGGCCAACGCCGCGCAGACCGCGAATCTGTGTCAGCAGGAACGTATCCCGGTGGTGTGGATGCACAACATTCGCGGTGAGGTCGAGGCCGACATCGTCGGGGTGGACCACGTCCACGCCGGTCAACTCCTCGCCCGGCACCTGCTCGGCGTCCACGACTGTCGGGCGATAGCATTCGTGGGCGGATACACCGAGGCCGACGTCCAGCACGGTGACCGCGAAACCGTGCAGCAGCGTTTCGAGGGTGTCGCCTCCGTCGTCGGTGGCGACGTCCCGCTCATCCGGACCGACCTCACCCCCTCCGGGGCGTATACCGCGGTCAGCGAATTTCTGCGGAGCGCGGCCCGGGTCCCGCGGGCGCTCGTGGTGGGGACCTACGGCCAGTCGGCGGCCACGATTCGCGCGATCGCCGATGCGGGTCTGCGCGTCCCCGACGACGTCCGGGTGGTCGGATTCGACGGTGCCGCCGTCGATTACGGACGGCTGCGCCTCACCACCGCGCAACAACCCGTCGACGCGTTGGCCTGCCGGGCGCTCGGCCGGTTGCTCGGGGATCCGCCGGTCGACGACGAACTGGTGCCCACGCTGCGGGTGGGGGAGACCTGCGGCTGCGAATGA